Proteins encoded within one genomic window of Actinoplanes octamycinicus:
- a CDS encoding response regulator transcription factor → MALELAEEINRVTPAGDDPAADLSFMWDPLNRLVPLAAGWIGTLDKDQRGYTTVTSVGHDPVSRGYMESEELTELRKEFGLLRRRRPLRLQDAPPHTVELPCWSEHWWPAGYREGLAVPLVTPDGRHLGVLGLHTDTVSQPTVEARDAIGALARTVTAVLDPMNSLAGLARLIHGATAAVVVDCRGALTPLPGMATDPLLTRCPDLVPAAVDGLTDRVEYTAFLCPVRADDGRERYVRVTGLACPPGTSDDFVGLVVISPPDDLCALTLRELVVLGLVIEGHANQGIAARLFITARTAAAHLEHIRAKLRAPTRTAAAMLAMRRGLYIPYRLIDVRTGTSRAVTVSAGR, encoded by the coding sequence CATGTGGGATCCGTTGAATCGGCTCGTTCCGCTCGCAGCCGGGTGGATCGGCACGCTGGACAAAGATCAGCGCGGCTACACCACCGTCACCTCCGTCGGCCACGATCCGGTGAGCCGCGGGTACATGGAATCGGAGGAGCTGACGGAGCTGAGGAAGGAGTTCGGTCTGCTGCGGCGCCGCCGGCCCTTGCGCCTGCAGGACGCTCCGCCGCACACGGTGGAGCTGCCGTGCTGGTCCGAGCACTGGTGGCCGGCGGGATACCGCGAAGGCCTCGCCGTCCCGCTCGTCACTCCGGACGGCCGCCACCTGGGCGTGCTCGGACTGCATACGGACACCGTCAGCCAGCCGACCGTCGAGGCCCGGGACGCGATAGGGGCGCTCGCACGCACGGTCACCGCCGTTCTGGACCCGATGAACTCGTTGGCCGGGCTGGCGCGGCTGATCCACGGCGCAACCGCCGCCGTCGTCGTCGACTGCCGAGGCGCCCTCACCCCGCTGCCCGGGATGGCCACCGATCCACTGCTCACCCGATGTCCGGACCTGGTGCCTGCGGCGGTCGACGGTTTGACCGATCGGGTGGAATACACGGCGTTCCTCTGCCCGGTCCGGGCGGACGACGGCCGGGAACGCTACGTCCGGGTCACCGGCCTCGCCTGCCCGCCCGGCACGTCGGACGACTTCGTGGGGCTCGTGGTGATCTCTCCCCCCGATGACCTCTGCGCTCTGACGCTCCGGGAGCTGGTCGTTCTCGGCCTGGTGATCGAAGGGCACGCCAACCAGGGCATCGCCGCCCGATTGTTCATCACCGCCCGGACCGCCGCGGCTCACCTCGAACACATCAGGGCGAAGTTGCGTGCACCTACGCGTACCGCCGCCGCGATGCTGGCGATGCGCCGTGGTCTGTACATTCCGTACCGGCTCATCGACGTACGGACGGGCACGTCCCGTGCGGTGACGGTCAGCGCCGGACGGTGA
- a CDS encoding helix-turn-helix transcriptional regulator produces MLDLPPHAAEVAAEVTALADLPASPAERAEAILDPLRRVVPFQAVRVALLDPGARRHDLLSCHGYDDRIRAHMVTSEDYDEIESLGLHGTTPLRVHDFPVPAEEIRSWVELFRPAGFLEGVGVGLVTREGRQVGLLGLNTDSPAHPSPAACNLVRLLAPTIAYAVDPLRSLAVLARIVRGMAAATVLTRSGGTLPLPGLPTHPLLQANSAVLRVAVAHLGGTPDYATFLAPYDGPSAEAGHVRITLFGCDSRTPRHLRAVVAVSPPGDLHGLTGTELEILGLLVDGAAAVSVAAARRIPLRAVAGHLEHIRLKLAVPDQITAALRAAREGLYVPAALSAVTRL; encoded by the coding sequence GTGCTAGACCTGCCACCACACGCCGCCGAGGTCGCCGCGGAGGTGACCGCGCTGGCGGACCTGCCGGCGAGCCCCGCGGAGCGCGCGGAGGCGATCCTGGACCCGCTTCGCCGGGTGGTTCCGTTCCAAGCAGTCCGGGTCGCACTGCTTGATCCTGGGGCGCGTCGGCACGACCTGTTGAGCTGCCATGGGTACGACGACCGCATCCGCGCCCACATGGTCACCTCGGAGGACTACGACGAGATCGAGTCGCTGGGCCTGCACGGGACCACGCCGCTACGTGTCCACGACTTTCCGGTCCCCGCGGAGGAGATCCGCAGCTGGGTGGAACTGTTCCGGCCCGCCGGATTCCTGGAGGGTGTGGGCGTCGGTCTGGTCACCCGCGAGGGCCGGCAGGTCGGGTTGCTGGGACTCAACACCGACAGTCCCGCACACCCCAGCCCGGCCGCATGCAACCTGGTGCGACTGCTGGCCCCCACCATCGCGTACGCGGTGGATCCGCTCCGGTCACTCGCGGTGCTGGCCCGGATCGTCCGCGGGATGGCCGCGGCGACGGTGCTCACCCGCTCAGGCGGGACGCTGCCCCTTCCCGGGCTGCCCACGCATCCACTGCTGCAGGCCAACTCGGCCGTCCTCCGGGTGGCGGTCGCGCACCTCGGCGGAACACCGGACTACGCCACCTTCCTGGCACCGTACGACGGTCCGTCCGCCGAAGCCGGACATGTCCGGATCACTCTGTTCGGATGCGACAGTCGGACCCCGCGTCACCTGCGGGCTGTCGTGGCGGTGAGCCCGCCCGGCGACCTGCATGGACTGACCGGAACCGAACTGGAGATCCTGGGCTTACTCGTCGATGGTGCGGCAGCGGTGTCCGTCGCCGCTGCCAGGCGCATCCCGCTCCGGGCCGTCGCGGGTCACCTCGAACACATCCGGCTCAAGCTCGCCGTCCCGGACCAGATCACGGCCGCCCTGCGCGCCGCGCGGGAGGGCCTCTACGTCCCGGCCGCGCTGTCCGCCGTCACTCGGCTGTAG
- a CDS encoding GAF domain-containing protein encodes MAWFGRRQQLQVVRPVPRDVEALERVIEVLAGGAASVQDGRAKITSTLVSVLGLDYGALWSRNERGGYTLTFETGAIGPALRAAIGGTDTLTSADGLLGAAVASQQAITLSETPQAGSSCLRWQAAHRAGMVEAATVPIVHDGKVAGVLEFYGRQPLPAFASDKWAAITRIAVLTGLHAVAASELRETLSDRAAVTTVVAEVGEALDQQSAIRTALDRVRTAFGWAYGSYWALDEAEQVLRFNCESGSAGEEFRKVTLAASFAEGVGLSGRAWRARDLVFVHDLAEVTDCVRAPAAQRAGVRSGVCFPIMDGRTVIGTMDFFTTESIQLSDSRAAALRNVQQLVSQRMSVLRRVESDAAKARQLLDTVAELRAASEDAGRVAALAASGSQTMTTEVQALSHASAAVGDVIKIISSIAEQTNLLALNATIEAARAGEVGKGFAVVASEVKDLARETAEATQKVTEQIAGIQNSSRAVAEGIHTSSDTIGQLDAVQARMNQVLQRQAEMAAAFRS; translated from the coding sequence ATGGCTTGGTTCGGTCGTCGGCAGCAACTACAGGTTGTCCGCCCGGTACCACGCGATGTCGAGGCGCTGGAGCGGGTCATCGAGGTGCTGGCGGGTGGTGCGGCATCAGTGCAGGACGGCCGGGCCAAGATCACCAGCACTCTGGTGAGCGTCCTCGGCCTGGACTACGGGGCGTTGTGGAGCCGTAACGAGCGCGGCGGGTACACGCTCACCTTCGAGACCGGTGCCATCGGCCCCGCCTTGCGCGCGGCCATCGGTGGGACGGACACGCTGACATCGGCGGACGGTCTGCTCGGGGCAGCCGTCGCCAGCCAGCAGGCGATCACTCTGAGCGAGACGCCGCAGGCTGGCAGCTCGTGCCTGCGGTGGCAGGCTGCACACCGGGCCGGCATGGTCGAGGCCGCGACGGTCCCGATCGTGCACGACGGCAAGGTGGCCGGGGTCCTCGAGTTCTACGGCCGGCAGCCGCTGCCCGCCTTCGCCAGCGACAAGTGGGCGGCGATCACTCGCATCGCCGTGCTCACCGGCTTGCACGCCGTCGCTGCCTCCGAGCTGCGGGAGACCCTCAGCGACCGGGCTGCGGTCACGACGGTGGTCGCCGAGGTCGGTGAGGCGCTCGACCAGCAGTCGGCGATCCGGACCGCGCTCGACCGGGTCCGTACCGCGTTCGGCTGGGCGTACGGCTCGTACTGGGCGCTCGACGAGGCCGAGCAGGTCCTGCGCTTCAACTGTGAGTCCGGATCGGCCGGCGAGGAGTTCCGCAAGGTCACCCTGGCTGCCTCGTTCGCCGAAGGGGTCGGCCTGTCCGGGCGGGCGTGGCGGGCCCGGGACCTGGTCTTCGTTCATGACCTGGCCGAGGTGACCGACTGCGTCCGGGCACCCGCGGCGCAGCGGGCGGGCGTGCGCTCCGGGGTGTGTTTTCCGATCATGGACGGCCGCACCGTCATCGGCACGATGGATTTCTTCACCACCGAAAGCATCCAGCTCAGCGACTCCCGGGCCGCCGCGCTGCGCAATGTGCAGCAATTGGTGTCGCAGCGGATGTCGGTGCTGCGCCGGGTCGAGAGCGACGCCGCGAAAGCACGCCAGTTGCTCGACACCGTCGCCGAGCTGCGGGCCGCGTCCGAGGATGCCGGCCGGGTCGCCGCGCTGGCCGCGAGCGGATCCCAGACGATGACCACCGAGGTTCAGGCCCTCTCCCACGCTTCTGCGGCGGTCGGCGACGTCATCAAGATCATTTCGTCGATCGCCGAACAGACGAACCTGCTGGCGCTCAACGCGACGATCGAGGCCGCGCGCGCCGGCGAGGTCGGTAAGGGCTTCGCCGTCGTCGCCAGTGAAGTGAAGGATCTCGCCCGGGAAACCGCCGAGGCCACCCAGAAGGTCACCGAGCAGATCGCCGGCATCCAGAACTCCAGCCGCGCAGTCGCCGAGGGCATCCACACCTCCAGCGACACCATCGGGCAGCTCGACGCGGTCCAAGCCCGGATGAACCAGGTGCTGCAACGCCAGGCCGAGATGGCAGCCGCATTCCGATCGTGA
- a CDS encoding 4'-phosphopantetheinyl transferase family protein, which translates to MEAPRWLAVGEADLPAGTGWLSPAEQARAAGLRYRKRHDEFLLRRLVAKHTVAALLGRPADPPELAAIEVGNAPSGAPVVRVDGVPLGVDVSISDRAGWAICMAGPAVGCDLELVEPRTPGFVQDFLTEAEQRLVTGLPSGDARDAAANLIWSAKESALKVLQSGLRRDTREVEVTVPDPPGTGWAPLSVRETGGPDFPGWWRRYGSFLVTVVGRVAGPKPIALATPDRLATASPRHSWLTRPLR; encoded by the coding sequence ATGGAGGCTCCGCGCTGGCTGGCCGTGGGCGAGGCCGACCTGCCGGCCGGCACCGGCTGGCTGAGCCCGGCCGAGCAGGCCCGCGCTGCCGGGCTGCGCTATCGCAAGCGGCACGACGAGTTCCTGCTGCGCCGCCTGGTCGCCAAGCACACCGTCGCGGCGCTGCTGGGACGCCCGGCCGACCCGCCGGAGCTGGCCGCCATCGAGGTCGGCAACGCACCCAGCGGCGCGCCGGTCGTCCGGGTCGACGGCGTCCCGCTCGGCGTCGACGTGTCGATCTCGGACCGGGCCGGCTGGGCGATCTGCATGGCCGGACCCGCTGTCGGCTGCGACCTGGAGCTGGTCGAGCCGCGCACCCCCGGGTTCGTCCAGGACTTCCTCACCGAGGCGGAACAGCGGCTGGTCACCGGCCTGCCCTCGGGCGACGCGCGGGACGCGGCGGCCAACCTGATCTGGTCGGCCAAGGAGAGCGCGCTCAAGGTGCTGCAGTCCGGCTTGCGCCGGGACACCCGCGAGGTCGAGGTGACGGTGCCGGATCCGCCGGGCACCGGGTGGGCTCCGCTTTCGGTACGCGAGACCGGCGGTCCCGACTTCCCCGGCTGGTGGCGCCGCTACGGGTCGTTCCTGGTCACCGTGGTCGGCAGGGTGGCCGGCCCGAAGCCGATCGCGCTGGCGACCCCGGACCGGCTGGCGACGGCGTCACCCCGGCACTCCTGGCTCACCCGGCCGCTGCGCTGA
- a CDS encoding ATP-binding protein, with protein MPATIHRLAIVNRGEAAIRALTAVQELNRAGDRPPITTIALWTDPDEHAWFVREADEAVALGPATYLDPDSGHRQSAYLDEPAVLAAVQAAGADTVWVGWGFLAERASFAERCEQAGITFVGPSAATIRLLGDKVAAKRLAQSAHVPVVPWSGEPVENLDQARGHATRLGYSLVLKAAAGGGGRGIRLIRAEADLAVALRSARDEAALAFGDPTVFLERLVPAARHVEVQVIADSYGTAWAVGVRDCTLQRRHQKVIEESASTVLNPGTEEAIRDAAVRVVTATGYLGAGTVEFLVDPDTGHFLFMEVNTRLQVEHPVTEATTGLDLVKLQLHVASGGRLTGNPPPVRGHAVEARLCAEDPENDFAPAPGRLARLVLPAGSGIRVDSGVREGDRIPADFDSMIAKIVAWGADRTEALSRLRRALAQTTAVIEGGTTNRSFLLHLLDRPQVRAGDFDNHWLDRLTGAGGHLPAADPVALLVAAVTAYDADEADERVAFLARAARGGVEAPPGTGHRCRLTYRGHRYDLHVYRTGPVTYRVVAADGAADLGLAGQGGPENRVTVAGRTHRCLTTVEGATIRVDLDGIAHTVSRDDGGVVRCAGPAFVVALRVAPGDTVVAGQPVAVLESMKMESTLAAPFGGTVVAVEVAENAQVEAGAAIVRITASETRTSGDAATVQLTGLTAAPPPGTPPCDRVYQALRGYLLGYDLDPATLREMLTRQRRLGEVSPPADPGLLRCEDGLIDLFADIGALYQPRESADADPDDPAAAGSGREHLNAYLQWLDADRAGLPFDYRERLTRALRRYRVDGLARTPALDQAMVLLARSLHRVDEVVPAVLAILDRRLHHRAALVPLTDDDTRARLDRLAAATRSHRPVVADLVREVRFRFVDEPLLAAAVAEEYTRAREHLDALHAEPGRADRAERVAGLIACPQPLHGTLVHAWRDHADPALHQALLEVFTRRYYRVAQLTGLRFAEVGGHQVCVADCSEGYRLITAFLPVADLPRLARAVVADRVADPEPAVLDVAAWRDEPDSGEDEVVAELDKMLAETGPGPGLRGLNVAVTGADGRRVNVSYRPGDAGLTEDPRYRNLHPMFAARLELWRLGNFRLRRLPSEAEDVYLFDAVAHDNPADHRLFALAEVRDLTVARDADGSARYPRLELIGLLSLSAIRAARAALPERQRPVSRLVLYVQPPWDLTPAAWPGLARSLTPLSAGAGLDKVVLRVRLPEGRDTVLHVEAFGNDVTVRERPPGREAIRPLTPYRQKLLRARRLGAPYPYEIVRMLTPPVGAVARFPHGRFTEYDLDQESRLAAVSRPYGLNTANIVTGVLASDTTKVPEGMERVIVLGDPTRGLGNLAEPECRRIIAALDLAERRGLPVEWFALSSGARIAMDSGTENMDWIAAVLRRLIEFTQAGGEVNVVVTGINVGAQPYWNAEATMLMHTRGILIMTPASAMVLTGKQALDFSGGVSAEDNFGIGGFDRIMGPNGQAQYWAADLAQACEILLRHYEHTYVVPGESGPRRRHTTDPADRDVRTAPHRGLPDSDLRTVGDIFSAGRNPERKKPFDMRSVLRAVADTDAEPLERWAHWRGAETGIVWDAHLGGIPVCLLGIESHPVPRRGFVPAGGPAAWTSGTLFPQSSRKLARAINAASGNRPLVVLANLSGFDGSPESMRRWQLEYGAEIGRAVTNFRGPVVFVVVSRYHGGAFVVFSKRLNERMEIAAVEGSFASVIGGAPAAATVFAREVRHRTDQDPRVREAAERLRAAGGSEAGKRRAHLAEITAAVRSAQLGQVADEFDAVHTVRRAVAVGSVDRIIPAAELRPYLIDAVERGLSAAAG; from the coding sequence ATGCCCGCAACCATCCACCGGTTGGCGATCGTCAACCGAGGCGAGGCCGCGATCCGGGCACTGACCGCGGTGCAGGAGCTCAACCGGGCCGGCGACCGGCCGCCGATCACCACGATCGCCCTCTGGACCGACCCGGACGAGCACGCCTGGTTCGTCCGGGAGGCGGACGAGGCCGTCGCGCTCGGCCCGGCCACCTACCTCGACCCGGACTCCGGGCACCGGCAATCGGCCTACCTGGACGAGCCCGCGGTGCTGGCCGCCGTGCAGGCGGCCGGTGCGGACACGGTCTGGGTGGGCTGGGGGTTCCTCGCCGAACGCGCGTCCTTCGCCGAACGCTGCGAGCAGGCCGGCATCACCTTCGTCGGCCCCTCCGCCGCCACCATCCGGCTGCTCGGCGACAAGGTGGCCGCGAAACGCCTGGCACAGAGCGCGCACGTGCCGGTGGTGCCGTGGAGTGGCGAACCGGTGGAGAACCTGGACCAGGCGCGCGGGCACGCGACCCGGCTCGGCTACTCGCTGGTGCTCAAGGCGGCCGCCGGCGGGGGCGGCCGCGGCATCCGGCTGATCCGGGCCGAGGCGGACCTGGCGGTCGCGCTCCGTTCCGCCCGTGACGAGGCCGCGCTGGCCTTCGGCGACCCGACGGTCTTCCTGGAACGCCTCGTCCCGGCCGCCCGGCACGTCGAGGTGCAGGTGATCGCGGACTCCTACGGCACGGCCTGGGCGGTCGGGGTGCGCGACTGCACCCTGCAGCGCCGGCACCAGAAGGTGATCGAGGAATCCGCGTCGACCGTCCTGAACCCGGGCACTGAGGAGGCCATCCGCGACGCGGCGGTGCGGGTCGTGACGGCGACCGGCTACCTCGGCGCGGGCACGGTGGAGTTCCTGGTCGACCCGGACACCGGGCACTTCCTGTTCATGGAGGTCAACACCCGGCTGCAGGTGGAGCATCCGGTCACCGAGGCGACCACCGGGCTGGACCTGGTGAAATTGCAGCTGCACGTGGCGTCGGGCGGCCGGCTGACCGGGAACCCGCCGCCGGTGCGCGGGCACGCCGTGGAGGCCCGGCTCTGCGCCGAGGACCCGGAGAACGACTTCGCCCCGGCGCCGGGACGGCTGGCCCGGCTCGTCCTGCCGGCCGGCAGCGGCATCCGGGTGGACAGCGGGGTGCGCGAGGGCGACCGGATCCCGGCGGACTTCGACTCGATGATCGCGAAGATCGTCGCCTGGGGCGCCGACCGGACCGAGGCGCTGTCCCGGCTGCGGCGGGCCCTGGCCCAGACCACCGCGGTGATCGAGGGCGGCACCACCAACCGGTCGTTCCTGCTCCACCTGCTCGACCGGCCGCAGGTGCGCGCCGGCGACTTCGACAACCACTGGCTGGACCGGCTGACCGGCGCGGGCGGGCACCTGCCCGCCGCTGACCCGGTGGCGCTGCTGGTCGCCGCGGTCACCGCCTACGACGCCGACGAGGCCGACGAGCGGGTCGCCTTCCTCGCCCGGGCCGCCCGCGGTGGCGTCGAGGCGCCGCCCGGGACCGGGCACCGGTGCCGGCTCACCTACCGCGGACACCGGTACGACCTGCACGTCTACCGCACCGGCCCGGTCACCTACCGGGTGGTGGCGGCGGACGGCGCGGCCGACCTGGGCCTGGCCGGTCAGGGCGGTCCGGAGAACCGGGTGACCGTCGCCGGGCGTACCCACCGCTGCCTGACCACGGTGGAGGGCGCCACCATCCGGGTCGACCTGGACGGGATCGCGCACACCGTGTCCCGCGACGACGGAGGCGTGGTCCGCTGCGCCGGCCCGGCGTTCGTGGTGGCGCTGCGGGTGGCGCCCGGTGACACCGTGGTGGCCGGGCAGCCGGTCGCGGTTCTGGAGAGCATGAAGATGGAGTCGACGCTGGCCGCGCCGTTCGGCGGCACCGTCGTGGCCGTCGAGGTCGCCGAGAACGCCCAGGTCGAGGCGGGCGCGGCGATCGTACGGATAACCGCTTCGGAGACCCGGACCAGCGGCGATGCCGCCACCGTGCAGCTGACCGGGCTGACCGCGGCCCCGCCCCCGGGCACCCCGCCGTGCGACCGCGTCTACCAGGCGTTGCGCGGCTACCTGCTCGGCTACGACCTGGATCCGGCCACGCTGCGCGAGATGCTGACCCGGCAGCGCCGGCTCGGCGAAGTCTCGCCACCGGCCGACCCGGGCCTGCTGCGCTGCGAGGACGGCCTGATCGACCTGTTCGCCGACATCGGCGCGCTGTACCAGCCGCGGGAGTCCGCCGACGCCGACCCGGACGACCCGGCGGCGGCCGGCAGCGGCCGCGAGCACTTGAACGCCTACCTGCAGTGGCTCGACGCGGACCGGGCCGGCCTGCCCTTCGACTACCGGGAACGCCTGACCCGGGCGCTGCGCCGCTACCGGGTGGACGGCCTGGCCCGCACCCCGGCGCTGGATCAGGCGATGGTGCTGCTGGCCCGTTCGCTGCACCGCGTCGACGAGGTCGTCCCGGCCGTGCTGGCCATCCTGGACCGCCGCCTGCACCACCGGGCCGCGCTGGTGCCGCTGACCGATGACGACACCCGGGCCCGGCTGGACCGGCTGGCCGCGGCCACCCGCAGCCACCGGCCGGTGGTCGCCGACCTGGTCCGCGAGGTCCGGTTCCGGTTCGTCGACGAGCCGCTGCTGGCGGCCGCGGTGGCCGAGGAGTACACCCGCGCCCGGGAGCACCTCGACGCGTTGCACGCCGAGCCGGGACGCGCCGACCGGGCCGAGCGGGTGGCCGGCCTGATCGCCTGCCCGCAGCCGCTGCACGGCACGCTGGTCCACGCGTGGCGGGACCACGCCGATCCGGCCCTGCACCAGGCGTTGCTGGAGGTCTTCACCCGCCGCTACTACCGGGTCGCCCAGCTCACCGGGCTCCGCTTCGCCGAGGTGGGCGGCCACCAGGTGTGCGTGGCGGACTGCTCCGAGGGCTACCGGCTGATCACCGCGTTCCTGCCGGTCGCCGACCTGCCCCGGCTGGCCCGCGCGGTCGTCGCCGACCGGGTCGCCGACCCGGAACCGGCGGTGCTCGACGTGGCCGCCTGGCGGGACGAGCCGGACAGCGGCGAGGACGAGGTGGTCGCCGAGCTGGACAAGATGCTGGCCGAGACCGGCCCCGGCCCCGGGCTGCGCGGGCTGAACGTCGCCGTGACCGGCGCGGACGGCCGACGGGTCAATGTCAGCTACCGGCCGGGCGACGCAGGCCTCACCGAGGACCCGCGTTACCGGAACCTGCACCCGATGTTCGCCGCTCGGCTGGAACTGTGGCGGCTGGGCAATTTCCGGCTGCGCCGGTTGCCGTCGGAGGCCGAGGACGTCTACCTGTTCGACGCGGTGGCCCACGACAACCCGGCCGATCATCGCCTGTTCGCCCTGGCCGAGGTGCGTGACCTGACCGTGGCCCGGGACGCGGACGGTTCCGCGCGGTACCCGCGTCTCGAGCTGATCGGTCTGCTCAGCCTCTCCGCGATCCGGGCCGCCCGGGCGGCGCTGCCCGAGCGGCAGCGGCCGGTCAGCCGGCTGGTGCTCTACGTGCAGCCGCCGTGGGACCTGACACCCGCGGCCTGGCCCGGACTGGCCCGGTCGCTGACTCCGCTGTCCGCGGGCGCCGGGCTGGACAAGGTGGTGCTGCGGGTGCGGCTGCCCGAGGGCCGGGACACGGTGCTGCACGTCGAGGCGTTCGGCAACGACGTCACCGTCCGGGAACGGCCGCCCGGACGGGAGGCGATCCGGCCGCTGACACCGTACCGGCAGAAGCTGCTGCGGGCCCGGCGGCTGGGAGCGCCTTATCCGTACGAGATCGTCCGGATGCTGACCCCCCCGGTGGGCGCGGTCGCCCGGTTCCCGCACGGCCGGTTCACCGAATACGACCTGGACCAGGAGAGCAGGCTGGCCGCGGTGTCCCGGCCCTACGGGTTGAACACGGCGAACATCGTGACCGGCGTGCTGGCCAGCGACACCACGAAGGTGCCGGAGGGCATGGAGCGGGTGATCGTGCTCGGCGACCCGACTCGGGGACTGGGCAACCTGGCCGAACCGGAGTGCCGGCGGATCATCGCCGCCCTCGACCTCGCCGAGCGTCGTGGACTGCCGGTGGAGTGGTTCGCGCTCTCCTCCGGCGCCCGGATCGCGATGGACAGCGGCACCGAGAACATGGACTGGATCGCCGCGGTGCTCCGCCGGCTGATCGAGTTCACCCAGGCCGGTGGCGAGGTGAACGTCGTCGTCACCGGGATCAACGTGGGCGCCCAGCCGTACTGGAACGCCGAGGCGACCATGCTGATGCACACCCGAGGCATCCTGATCATGACGCCGGCCAGCGCGATGGTGCTGACCGGCAAGCAGGCCCTCGACTTCTCCGGCGGCGTGTCGGCCGAGGACAACTTCGGCATCGGCGGCTTCGACCGGATCATGGGACCGAACGGGCAGGCCCAGTACTGGGCCGCGGACCTGGCCCAGGCGTGCGAGATCCTGCTGCGGCACTACGAGCACACGTACGTGGTGCCGGGGGAGTCCGGCCCGCGCCGGCGGCACACCACGGACCCGGCCGATCGCGACGTGCGCACCGCGCCGCACCGCGGGCTGCCCGATTCCGATCTGCGCACGGTCGGCGACATCTTCTCCGCCGGGCGCAACCCGGAGCGCAAGAAGCCCTTCGACATGCGCTCGGTGCTGCGCGCGGTCGCCGACACCGACGCCGAGCCGCTGGAACGCTGGGCGCACTGGCGCGGCGCCGAGACCGGCATCGTCTGGGACGCGCACCTCGGTGGGATCCCCGTCTGCCTGCTCGGCATCGAGTCGCACCCGGTGCCGCGCCGCGGGTTCGTGCCGGCCGGCGGCCCAGCGGCGTGGACGTCCGGCACGCTGTTCCCGCAGTCGTCGCGCAAACTCGCCCGGGCGATCAACGCGGCCAGCGGCAACCGCCCGCTCGTCGTGCTGGCCAACCTCTCCGGTTTCGACGGCTCGCCCGAGTCGATGCGGCGCTGGCAGCTGGAATACGGCGCGGAGATCGGCCGGGCGGTCACCAACTTCCGCGGCCCGGTGGTGTTCGTGGTGGTCTCCCGCTACCACGGCGGCGCGTTCGTGGTCTTCTCCAAGCGGCTCAACGAACGGATGGAGATCGCCGCGGTCGAGGGATCGTTCGCCTCGGTGATCGGCGGGGCGCCGGCCGCGGCCACCGTGTTCGCCCGCGAGGTGCGACACCGCACCGACCAGGACCCCCGGGTACGGGAGGCCGCCGAGCGACTGCGTGCGGCCGGCGGGAGCGAGGCCGGCAAGCGGCGGGCCCACCTGGCCGAGATCACCGCGGCGGTCCGGTCGGCCCAGCTCGGCCAGGTCGCCGACGAGTTCGACGCCGTGCACACCGTGCGGCGGGCGGTGGCCGTGGGCTCGGTGGACCGCATCATCCCCGCGGCCGAGCTGCGGCCCTACCTGATCGACGCGGTGGAGCGCGGCCTCAGCGCAGCGGCCGGGTGA